A DNA window from Naumovozyma dairenensis CBS 421 chromosome 7, complete genome contains the following coding sequences:
- the NDAI0G05240 gene encoding YqaE/Pmp3 family membrane protein: MENIYRGYRKSFLYIEYHHILKILLSVILPPLAIFLHKNVQIVDIAICISLNYCYSWVAAAIFAVYLTYNDIRKNATEDSHSLAIHGPNFSKEDIGEVLLAVLALIAPPISIIATNGLFTKEFVLAAILVRHLRPLAVILSFYHILQYRKIQIEDRMSLHIVVSKFDLPALSFLLCITLPFIPVAFRYGIMSKQFFISFGLFSLSSVLSMAHCIYTYLDLEPTQTDDSNIDEVENIFPIDNDDLLLVLAIAFLPVVPVIKRKGFKNLHSLINILLFIFCFETLHALHCLIVIYSTSKVRIIEEPRTRKEKEKSESGHTSSWQGFEDLPFSGILSL, encoded by the coding sequence ATGGAAAATATCTATAGGGGTTATCGGAAaagttttctttatatagaGTATCATCATATCTTAAAGATTTTGCTATCTGTTATATTACCTCCTCTAGCTATCTTTTTGCACAAAAATGTTCAGATCGTCGATATTGCTATCTGCATCTCATTAAACTATTGTTATAGTTGGGTAGCAGCTGCTATATTTGCTGTTTATCTTACATATAATGACATACGGAAAAATGCTACAGAGGATAGTCATTCTCTAGCGATCCATGGCCCCAATTTCAGTAAAGAAGATATTGGGGAGGTTTTATTGGCAGTATTGGCACTCATTGCCCCACCAATCTCGATTATTGCAACAAATGGACTTTTTACAAAAGAATTTGTATTAGCTGCTATTTTAGTTCGACATTTACGTCCATTGGCGGTCATATTATCATTCTACCACATATTACAATATAGAAAAATACAAATTGAGGACCGCATGTCATTGCATATTGTTGTATCGAAATTTGACCTCCCTGCCTTATCCTTTTTATTATGTATTACTTTACCCTTCATACCGGTGGCATTTAGATATGGAATTATGAGTAAACAATTCTTTATATCCTTCGGCTTATTTTCTCTCTCATCCGTACTCTCAATGGCACATTGCATTTATACATATCTCGATCTCGAACCTACTCAAACTGATGATAGCAATATCGACGAGGTCGAGAATATTTTTCCCATTgacaatgatgatttgCTATTAGTTTTAGCCATCGCGTTTTTGCCAGTCGTTCCCGTGATAAAGAGGAAAGGATTTAAAAATTTGCACTCACTCATTAATATCCTcttattcattttttgttttgaaacGTTGCATGCACTTCACTGCTTAATTGTTATTTACTCTACAAGTAAAGTGAGAATAATTGAAGAGccaagaacaagaaaagaaaaagaaaaaagtgaATCAGGTCACACTTCATCCTGGCAGGGATTTGAAGATCTTCCATTCAGTGGAATACTTTCGTTGTAG
- the CQD2 gene encoding Cqd2p (similar to Saccharomyces cerevisiae YLR253W; ancestral locus Anc_1.383): protein MNILRRSGPDAIRRYAKLSPHLKKRRHRTQLLLATALTSGLLLYETNDSVHESFKHTYLTMKRVSIVGQATIRCFYHYKRTLNKEYATRVSRMEALNACHLKCARITLKALEWNGGVYIKLGQHIGAMTYLLPREWTETMVPLQDQCPQSTMEEINEMFLTDLGQSIDDLFDEFDPRPIGVASLAQVHVGKLKASSYNGKSVEGGNGDVEKVAIKCQHPTLKNFIPLDVILTKTVFKFMDLVFPEYPLTWLSDELQSSIYVELDFTKEAQNAIKTSNYFKNFENLTALKVPKVVSAQKRILIMEYVGGKRLDDLKYLDDSNISRAEVSACLSHIFNNMIFTPNVGIHCDPHGGNLAIRYRDNSKKKLSWKDKILGNWGDNKSENRHNFEIILFDHGLYRYPTTQMRRDYAKFWLALLDQKQDKMKYYAKKFAYITDEEFPMLAAAITGRSIDTALHLDISKKRSQEEMDVMSEGIIEGTLLADLMGILSKIPSSVLLILKTNDLTRHLDECLQNPLGPERTFLIMSQYCAKTVYDEECENIQIRDKRWSLIWSWHKIVAWLRYERRQKQLVIFDLYLLGKQTINLIFMHPLWNMICI from the coding sequence ATGAATATACTTAGAAGATCAGGACCCGATGCAATACGTCGGTATGCGAAGCTATCTCCACATCTCAAGAAGAGAAGGCATCGGACccaattattattagcgACCGCATTAACATCAGGTTTGCTGCTGTATGAAACCAATGATTCAGTCCatgaatcatttaaacATACTTATCTAACAATGAAGAGAGTCAGTATAGTAGGACAAGCAACGATACGGTGTTTTTACCATTATAAACGAACCCTAAACAAGGAGTATGCCACACGTGTCTCTAGAATGGAAGCATTGAATGCCTGTCATTTGAAATGCGCAAGGATCACTTTAAAGGCATTAGAATGGAATGGTGGAGTGTATATTAAATTGGGGCAACATATTGGTGCGATGACTTATTTGCTACCTAGGGAATGGACCGAGACTATGGTCCCCTTACAGGATCAGTGTCCCCAATCCACTATGGAGGAGATTAATGAAATGTTCCTTACTGATTTAGGTCAATctattgatgatttatttgatgaatttgatccACGACCTATTGGAGTGGCATCTTTAGCTCAAGTCCACGTGGGTAAATTGAAAGCAAGTTCATACAACGGCAAAAGTGTCGAAGGAGGCAATGGTGATGTGGAAAAAGTTGCTATTAAATGTCAACACCCAACTTTGAAAAACTTTATACCATTAGACGTCATATTGACAAAAACAGTCTTTAAATTTATGGATTTGGTGTTCCCGGAATATCCATTAACTTGGTTAAGTGATGAGTTACAATCTTCCATATATGTGGAATTAGATTTTACCAAAGAAGCCCAAAATGCAATTAAGACATCAAACTATTTCAAGAACTTCGAAAATTTAACTGCTTTGAAAGTTCCTAAAGTGGTTAGTGCGCAAAAGAGGATTCTTATAATGGAATATGTCGGGGGGAAAAGATTagatgatttgaaatatctAGATGATAGTAATATATCGAGAGCTGAGGTTTCTGCATGTTTATCacatattttcaataatatgaTATTTACACCGAATGTTGGTATTCATTGTGATCCTCATGGTGGGAATTTGGCCATCAGATACAGAGATAATAGTAAGAAAAAACTCTCCTGgaaagataaaatattagGAAATTGGGGAGATAATAAATCGGAAAATAGACATaactttgaaattattttattcgATCATGGTCTCTATCGATACCCAACTACCCAAATGAGGAGGGATTATGCTAAATTTTGGTTGGCATTATTAGATCAAAAGCAAGATAAGATGAAGTATTATGCTAAGAAATTTGCGTATATTACGGATGAAGAATTCCCAATGTTGGCAGCTGCAATAACTGGAAGAAGTATCGATACTGCCTTACATTTGGATATTTCTAAAAAGAGAAgtcaagaagaaatggaTGTAATGAGTGAAGGTATAATAGAAGGGACTTTGCTTGCTGATTTAATGGGTATATTATCCAAAATTCCAAGTTCTGTACTATTAATCTTGAAAACTAATGATCTAACTAGGCATCTTGATGAATGTTTACAAAATCCGTTAGGCCCTGAAAGGACTTTCCTTATCATGTCACAATATTGTGCCAAGACTGTTTATGATGAAGAGTGTGAAAACATTCAAATAAGAGATAAAAGATGGAGTTTAATATGGAGTTGGCATAAAATAGTTGCCTGGCTCCGTTATGAGAGGCGACAAAAACAATTAGtaatatttgatttatatTTACTAGGGAAGCAAACTATCAACCTGATATTTATGCATCCATTATGGAATATGATATGCATATAG
- the HAP1 gene encoding Hap1p (similar to Saccharomyces cerevisiae HAP1 (YLR256W); ancestral locus Anc_1.380) → MATVSSSSSDFSTAPISRSGSGVEIQSKQIGNSSNSPNLASNSKKHDSTNTSNKVKRKRNRVPLSCTICRKRKVKCDKIRPHCQQCTKTGVAHLCHYMEQSWAEEAEKELSKETELKMLRDRVKSLEKTLSKIHNNNNNTNGSATSIDTNGTNEKNNEGNSNRSNAINITNTALPNVSTINSTDKTIVSSAVENQLMNSQNNENNKVSREIISMEDKQLSEHDTDELDLTKQFDMLHIKNNGTIHLGATHWLAIMKGDPYLKLLWGHIFNIRGKINEWYSQRLNASKKKHGMKNANKVGKCPVMHKTKGQYHNLPLPPNHPPLHAGSSGKCPVAHRVINNNNNSSSSSNNNNPMINAPSPLPPNHPPIDPNNPNVSKCPVAHRNTFNSGVTQGRCPVIHSSSPSPVPSILPLSNSSTDSSAIAPTGKCPVDHAKILANLNGGVKLENNAMGLSSSNLLSFTKNINGNGEQQDNLDLSKLYGAPSPSLPSFQNIASRIPSSTNLNGNVNGNNNNNNNNNINGRFKKPQPIYHPYVASLSYGQIVERLNELLPPKRIINLFVDKFFKHIYPTIPIIDELNFKNHVNQIIISRNPTTISSDVTSPIQLNLQKKLTDYCYLGILVIILRLTWLSLPPNSCKLDLGNNASNSYLIPNVNSMSTTASNLKEDALLIKYETSFEALELVKKYLIKFDEIASLSNRNINLTTIQFAIFYKLYTTSCPNSYGANDTHDNENNQILLSSTIQMAFSCGLHRDPDNFPQLSAVSPQNGSMDQSSTSNSNFNSIQGVQIKSESQNINKNNNNIPRNNSNSNNNDAGFPANTGKDSQNSTERFKHTWRKIWYYIVQLDVKQSLSLGTPRLLRNLKDFSDTKLPSSSKIDYVRDIKELIIIKNFTLFWQIDLCIIAVLNHILNISLAKNVRKFELDSLIESLSSLTYGKKNINEVISELINKGLLPTTEASVNYQEGDDLYGLPSLEEIMGTLSQNQNGFTTNSGEMYDKKFESPHESTTRALFFSKHMTLRMLLYLLNYILFTHYEPMDNEDKACADLAKFYAQKSLNFAMDGFRNCLIFFNNVKQSNSTSTTFEYLGTILSPHCLDIGNRALQFIVCLLIRAKCGPLTGMKESSILTYSSGNEESDSELNDLKKRKDNKPSEIDTEVVELNSNLVSDLDINLGDALIDKLLLRMMLFHKLTKQLISKYSYARTVAKSTGFFITLLNERQLPKGKTASGWKHPKITDFFKNVPSLVLSEDTERVKRCPVYQDALGFIVPRSSNSTISTNASQLLSTKLGRTQLPPIRTYNPITYTDSNLRTSMNTKEPQTSSVDDPFAKRRKLDEVPGEQNPLSPFAQSPLPPLQALAHVSSITSNDNALANVDNNMLSSLDKISNGSRYIMSNGQYAPNKNTMESSQLNTNGNGSGNNNNKPKSIVGNFSDGAGSTNLNSFTTPESDLTNTPDFEDFLLQNSNFNGLFINPSSLVEAMNEITTTQNTNNAASGNNSTTNPGNLNQLGLNGMNVNNNDTTNINSTNDQVDITNVNGQVNNAGLENITGDINAYMNNLDNLDFFLPFDNGGLEDLNNPGEFTLWD, encoded by the coding sequence ATGGCTActgtatcatcatcatcgtcagACTTCTCGACAGCTCCTATTTCTCGCTCAGGTAGTGGAGTCGAAATTCAATCAAAACAGATTGGGAACAGTAGTAATAGTCCCAATTTAGCTTCAAATTCTAAAAAACATGATTCAACAAATACATCAAACAAAGTGAAAAGAAAACGTAATAGAGTACCTTTAAGTTGTACCATTTGTCGTAAAAGAAAAGTTAAATGTGATAAAATTAGACCTCATTGCCAACAATGTACAAAGACTGGGGTAGCACATTTATGCCACTATATGGAACAATCATGGGCAGAAGAAGctgaaaaggaattatCGAAAGAAACCGAGTTGAAAATGCTTAGAGATAGAGTCAAATCTTTAGAAAAAACGTTATCTAAaatacataataataacaacaataccaATGGTTCTGCTACATCAATAGATACTAATGGAActaatgaaaagaataatgaagGTAATTCGAATAGAAGCAATGCAATAAACATAACCAACACAGCACTGCCTAATGTTTCCACTATAAATTCAACAGATAAAACGATAGTTTCTTCTGCGGTtgaaaatcaattaatgaactctcaaaataatgaaaataataaagtatCGCgagaaataatatcaatggAAGATAAACAATTATCAGAACACGATACTGATGAATTAGACCTTACAAAACAATTCGATATGTTACatatcaaaaataatggGACCATTCATTTGGGTGCTACTCATTGGTTGGCCATTATGAAAGGTGATccatatttgaaattattatggGGTcacattttcaatattagaGGCAAGATTAATGAATGGTATTCACAAAGATTAAATGcttcaaaaaagaaacatgGGATGAAGAATGCAAATAAAGTAGGCAAATGCCCTGTAATGCATAAGACAAAAGGTCAATATCATAATTTACCACTACCACCAAATCATCCTCCATTGCACGCAGGGAGTTCGGGTAAATGTCCTGTGGCTCATAGAgttataaataataacaacaatagtagtagtagtagtaataataacaaccCTATGATCAATGCTCCTTCTCCACTCCCACCAAATCATCCACCTATAGATCCAAATAATCcaaatgtttcaaaatgTCCAGTAGCTCATAGAAACACATTTAATTCTGGTGTCACTCAAGGAAGATGCCCAGTAATTCATTCTTCTAGTCCATCTCCTGTTCCATCCATACTTCCACTATCTAATAGTAGTACGGATTCTAGTGCCATTGCCCCAACAGGCAAATGTCCCGTTGATCATGCCAAGATATTGGCAAATTTGAATGGGGGTgttaaattagaaaataatgcCATGGGgttatcatcttctaatttattGAGTTTcacaaaaaatatcaatggTAACGGTGAGCAGCAAGATAATCTGGATCTTTCTAAATTATATGGAGCTCCATCACCATCATTAccttcttttcaaaatattgcATCCAGGATACCGTCTTCAACAAACCTCAACGGGAACGTAaatggaaataataataataataataataataatataaatggTAGATTCAAGAAACCTCAACCAATCTATCACCCTTATGTAGCCTCATTATCATATGGACAAATTGTGGAAAgattgaatgaattattaccacCGAAAAGAATAATTAACCTATTTGtagataaatttttcaaacataTTTATCCAACAATCCCaattattgatgaattaaatttCAAGAATCATGTTAACCAGATTATCATTTCAAGAAATCCAACTACAATTAGTAGTGATGTTACTTCACCTATCCAGTTGAATttacaaaagaaattaacAGATTATTGTTACCTAGGGATATTGGTCATCATATTAAGACTTACTTGGTTATCTTTACCACCTAATTCATGTAAACTAGATTTAGGTAATAACGCATCCAATAGCTATTTGATCCCAAACGTTAATTCAATGAGTACTACAGCGTCAAATTTAAAGGAAGATGCGTTATTAATCAAATATGAAACTTCATTTGAAGCTTTAGAATTGGTTAAGAAATACTTAATTAAATTCGATGAAATTGCAAGTTTATCGaatagaaatattaatttgaCTACTATTCAATTTGCCATCTTCTATAAGCTGTACACAACTTCATGTCCAAACAGTTATGGCGCTAATGATACCcatgataatgaaaataatcaaatattattatcttcaactATTCAAATGGCTTTCAGTTGCGGGTTACATAGAGATCCTGACAATTTCCCACAGTTAAGTGCTGTTTCTCCTCAAAATGGCAGTATGGATCAATCTTCCACATCAAAttccaatttcaattcaatacAAGGTgttcaaataaaaagtGAGTCACAaaacattaataaaaataacaataatatacctcgtaataatagtaatagcaataataatgatgctGGTTTCCCTGCTAATACCGGTAAAGATTCTCAAAATTCAACAGAAAGGTTCAAGCACACATGGAGGAAAATATGGTATTATATTGTTCAATTAGATGTTAAGcaatcattatcattaggTACACCAAgattattaagaaatttaaaagattttaGCGATACTAAGTTGccatcatcttctaagATTGATTATGTCCGTGATATTAAAGAGTTAATCATTATTAAGAATTTTACATTGTTTTGGCAAATTGATCTTTGTATAATAGCTGTTTTGaatcatattttgaatatttcattaGCGAAAAATgtaagaaaatttgaactAGATTCATTAATCGAATCATTGAGTTCGCTAACTTACggtaaaaaaaatattaatgaagtTATTAGTGAACTAATCAATAAAGGGTTGTTACCCACAACAGAGGCATCTGTCAATTACCAAGAAGGTGATGATCTTTATGGACTACCTAGtttagaagaaataatggGTACTTTATCACAGAATCAAAATGGATTCACTACAAACAGTGGAGAAATGTATGATAAGAAATTCGAATCACCTCATGAATCTACGACAAGAGCGTTGTTTTTCTCTAAGCATATGACCTTAAGAATGTTGttatatcttttaaacTATATTCTCTTCACACATTATGAACCTAtggataatgaagataaagcATGTGCGGATTTAGCTAAATTTTATGCTCAAAAATCCTTGAATTTTGCAATGGATGGATTTAGAAATTGTTTAatcttttttaataatgTGAAACAGTCCAATTCCACTTCAACTACTTTTGAATATCTGGGTACTATCTTATCACCTCATTGTTTAGACATTGGTAACAGAGCTTTACAATTCATTGTTTGTTTGCTAATTCGTGCTAAATGTGGACCACTAACTGGTATGAAGGAAAGTTCAATTCTGACATATAGTAGTGGTAATGAAGAGTCAGATTCCGAATTAAATGATCTCAAGAAAAGGAAGGATAATAAGCCCTCTGAAATTGATACAGAAGTTGTAGAGTTAAATTCTAATTTGGTTAGTGATTTAGATATCAATTTAGGTGACGcattaattgataaattactATTAAGAATGATGTTATTCCATAAATTAACTAAGCAGTTAATTAGCAAATATTCGTATGCAAGAACAGTCGCGAAATCTACTGGGTTTTTCATTacattattgaatgaaCGTCAATTGCCAAAGGGTAAAACTGCAAGTGGTTGGAAGCATCCAAAGATTACagattttttcaagaatGTTCCATCCCTTGTTCTCTCTGAAGATACTGAAAGAGTTAAAAGATGTCCTGTGTATCAAGATGCTTTAGGTTTCATTGTTCCTAGATCTTCCAATAGTACAATATCTACAAATGCATCACAATTATTATCTACAAAATTAGGTAGGACTCAATTACCTCCAATTAGAACATACAATCCTATCACATATACTGATAGTAATTTACGTACATCGATGAATACTAAAGAGCCTCAAACGAGTTCTGTGGATGATCCATTTGCAAAAAGACGTAAATTGGATGAGGTTCCAGGAGAACAAAATCCATTATCGCCATTTGCTCAGTCTCCTTTACCTCCTTTACAAGCTTTAGCACATGTTAGTTCAATAACAAGTAATGATAACGCACTAGCAAATGTAGACAATAATATGTTATCATCATTGGATAAAATTTCCAATGGATCTCGATACATAATGAGTAATGGTCAATATGCTCCAAACAAAAATACAATGGAATCTTCTCAATTGAATACTAACGGTAATGGCagtggtaataataacaataaacCTAAAAGTATTGTTGGAAATTTCTCGGATGGTGCGGGTAGTActaatttgaattcatttaCGACGCCAGAATCAGACCTTACCAATACTCCTGACTTTGaagattttcttttacaAAACTCTAATTTCAACGGATTATTTATCAATCCTTCAAGCTTAGTTGAAGCAATGAACGAAATCACTACGACGCAAAATACGAATAACGCTGCTAGTGGTAATAATTCTACAACCAATCCAGGcaatttaaatcaattagGGTTGAATGGTATGAAtgtcaataataatgatactaCAAATATTAACAGTACCAATGATCAAGTTGATATTACAAATGTGAACGGACAAGTGAACAATGCGGGCCTTGAGAATATTACAGGTGATATTAATGCATACATGAAtaatttagataatttagACTTCTTTTTGCCCTTTGATAATGGTGGACTTgaagatttgaataatCCAGGTGAATTTACTCTTTGGGATTAA
- the NDAI0G05270 gene encoding uncharacterized protein (similar to Saccharomyces cerevisiae YLR257W; ancestral locus Anc_1.378) has translation MAFSRSPVKTPTLVGSSVRDIDDVDTKEEPFVKVHDRSRSLNRISQRSRSPRVDDEYTTVDELNREGALLTEETDIDLDKSMPIKDLTEDCTKYTLNKKLNRNDNKNLFHHPKGNVEDKNILRNSYGQAIKFGSDRPHLAHGESYQSVGDGTENDAEVNERLGRTNDKPSLSKDYLRSLSKSLTREKNRDRSPNGRGMTTFDDKIYSTNNYTISQVDIGNVSSNIIAEEEQEDREGVLLDDQGNEEYSRKFETEAENVMEAINGTVG, from the coding sequence atggCCTTTAGTAGAAGTCCTGTCAAAACTCCAACGCTGGTTGGTTCGTCAGTAAGGGATATTGACGATGTTGATACCAAAGAAGAGCCTTTCGTTAAAGTTCATGACCGTTCGAGATCATTAAATAGGATCTCCCAACGGTCTCGTTCACCAAGAGTTGATGATGAGTATACTACTGTTGACGAATTAAATCGTGAAGGTGCTTTGCTAACTGAAGAAACAGATATTGATTTAGATAAGTCTATGCCAATCAAAGACTTAACTGAGGATTGTACTAAATATACTCTgaataagaaattaaataggaatgataataaaaacttATTTCATCATCCCAAAGGAAATGTTGAAgataagaatattttgaGGAATTCTTATGGTCAAGCTATTAAATTTGGATCTGATAGACCACATCTAGCTCACGGCGAATCTTATCAATCGGTAGGGGATGGTACTGAGAATGACGCTGAAGTTAATGAAAGGTTAGGCAGGACCAATGATAAACCTTCACTTTCAAAAGATTATCTAAGATCTTTGTCTAAGTCTTTGACTcgagaaaaaaatagagaCCGTTCTCCTAATGGTAGAGGTATGACTACTtttgatgataaaatatattcaactAATAATTATACGATATCTCAAGTTGATATTGGGAATGTTTCATCTAATATTATAGCGGAAGAAGAGCAAGAAGATAGAGAAGGTGTCTTATTGGATGATCAAGgtaatgaagaatattcgagaaaatttgaaactgAAGCTGAAAACGTTATGGAGGCAATTAACGGAACTGTCGGTTAA
- the NDL1 gene encoding Ndl1p (similar to Saccharomyces cerevisiae NDL1 (YLR254C); ancestral locus Anc_1.382), which translates to MGVKLIPLIYDMISIMFDNRCNYKEQIAVVCMLRTSQFGENFFFLFFSSFFLRISSFVTIISISFYLKMDLENIDLASAKRVIKDLESQLEQIKELGEEYEIQLEQTIENLKEELINKESQIEGNKKRITALEIQVDDLENEKNVTNNKLQNCTVENDKLMEQNILLEHELSDLKELMHHLEVKKGSSFKKAIRMENESQLNLMKAVDIIEPFQISTSGSGLHIKTLGRDSNNSARIQITNSTVLSTTSRKPSIN; encoded by the coding sequence ATGGGCGTAAAGTTAATACCACTCATCTATGATATGATATCGATAATGTTCGATAACAGATGTAATTATAAAGAACAGATAGCGGTAGTGTGTATGTTGCGTACATCACAATTTGGAGAAaacttcttttttctttttttttcctctttttttCTGAGAATTAGTTCGTTCGTCACAATCATATCAATtagtttttatttgaagatggATCTTGAGAACATAGATCTAGCATCAGCGAAAAGGGTAATTAAAGATTTGGAAAGTCAATTAGaacaaattaaagaattaggggaagaatatgaaataCAGTTAGAGCAGACGATAgagaatttgaaagaagaactGATTAACAAAGAATCGCAAATAGAAGGTAATAAAAAACGAATAACTGCTCTCGAAATACAAgttgatgatttagaaaatgaGAAGAATGTAACTAACAATAAGTTGCAAAATTGTACAGTTGAGAATGACAAACTAATGGAACAAAATATCCTATTGGAGCACGAGCTTTCGGACCTTAAAGAATTGATGCACCATTTAGAAGTGAAAAAAGGATCCAGTTTTAAGAAGGCCATTCGGATGGAAAATGAGTCACAACTTAACTTGATGAAAGCGGTAGATATAATAGAACCATTTCAAATATCTACATCTGGGTCTGGGTTGCATATCAAGACATTGGGTCGGGACTCGAATAATAGTGCACGTATCCAAATAACGAATTCAACTGTACTTTCTACGACGTCAAGAAAGCCTAGCATCAATTGA